Proteins found in one Mesotoga infera genomic segment:
- a CDS encoding formylglycine-generating enzyme family protein, whose product MVFVERGSFNMGDEVGDLWQENRPVHKVTLTYDFYIDKYEVTFDEYDAFCESTGKSKPGDEGWGREKRPVINVSWNDAMEYCNWLSEKEKLPKAYDENGNLIDRDGVVVTDPSKVVGYRLPTEAEWEYAARGGKESKGFWYSGSNNADEVAWYSHNSGDELLEGSLSDESGLKAITENNCRSHEVGTKAPNEIGLYDMSGNVWELCSDWFYDYTDSGQTNPYNDSGSFKVFHGGSWFDHVSRLRVAGRSGNGRTFKYYYLGFRVCRTAF is encoded by the coding sequence ATGGTATTTGTGGAAAGAGGCAGCTTCAATATGGGAGATGAAGTCGGAGACCTATGGCAAGAAAATCGTCCCGTACACAAGGTTACACTCACTTACGATTTCTATATCGATAAGTACGAAGTGACTTTTGACGAATACGATGCATTCTGTGAATCGACTGGGAAAAGCAAACCCGGCGATGAAGGCTGGGGAAGGGAAAAGAGACCGGTTATCAACGTCAGCTGGAACGACGCTATGGAATACTGCAATTGGCTTAGTGAGAAGGAAAAGCTCCCGAAGGCATACGACGAAAATGGAAATTTGATAGACAGGGATGGAGTGGTCGTGACAGATCCTTCGAAGGTTGTCGGATACAGACTGCCCACAGAGGCCGAGTGGGAATATGCCGCCCGTGGGGGGAAGGAAAGCAAGGGCTTCTGGTATTCGGGAAGCAACAACGCTGATGAAGTGGCCTGGTATTCGCATAATTCGGGAGACGAGCTTCTTGAAGGCTCTCTTAGTGATGAAAGTGGCTTAAAAGCCATTACTGAAAACAACTGTAGATCGCACGAGGTAGGGACAAAAGCGCCAAACGAGATTGGACTTTATGACATGTCTGGGAACGTATGGGAGCTTTGTTCCGACTGGTTTTACGACTATACCGATTCTGGGCAGACGAATCCGTATAATGACAGCGGTTCCTTCAAGGTCTTTCATGGTGGCAGCTGGTTCGACCACGTAAGCCGATTACGTGTGGCGGGTCGAAGTGGCAACGGGCGTACCTTCAAATACTACTATTTGGGGTTCCGCGTTTGCAGGACAGCTTTTTGA